Proteins encoded by one window of Sulfurospirillum barnesii SES-3:
- the kdsB gene encoding 3-deoxy-manno-octulosonate cytidylyltransferase translates to MIIIPARLASTRFANKILADIHGFPMVIATAKRVQNLDDVAIAADTHEVVTLAQKYGFKAILTSQEHQSGTDRINEAASKLGLHKDEIIINVQADEPFIEENVVQKVIEKAKSTEALITSACKKIDLSHVKDPNLVKVILDANGNAIYFSRSVIPYDREGGFEGYFGHLGIYAFRKSALETFCALPYAPMEHIEKLEQLRALYHGYNIAMVEVESQSFGIDTKEDLERALAFFK, encoded by the coding sequence ATGATTATCATCCCAGCACGCCTTGCTTCCACACGCTTTGCGAATAAAATCCTAGCAGACATTCACGGTTTTCCTATGGTGATAGCCACAGCAAAGCGTGTGCAAAATCTTGACGATGTTGCTATCGCCGCCGATACTCACGAAGTGGTCACTTTGGCACAAAAGTATGGTTTTAAAGCCATTTTAACCTCCCAAGAACACCAAAGTGGAACAGACAGAATCAATGAAGCCGCTTCAAAACTAGGGCTTCATAAGGATGAAATCATTATCAACGTGCAAGCCGATGAGCCGTTTATTGAAGAGAATGTCGTGCAAAAAGTGATTGAAAAAGCTAAAAGTACTGAAGCGCTAATTACGAGTGCGTGCAAGAAGATTGATCTTAGCCATGTAAAAGATCCCAATCTTGTCAAAGTCATCTTAGATGCCAATGGCAATGCTATCTACTTTTCCAGAAGTGTTATTCCGTATGATAGAGAAGGTGGCTTTGAGGGCTATTTTGGGCATTTAGGCATTTATGCGTTTCGCAAAAGTGCGCTTGAGACCTTTTGTGCCCTTCCCTACGCACCTATGGAACATATCGAAAAGCTAGAGCAGTTGCGTGCGCTTTATCATGGCTATAACATTGCTATGGTGGAAGTGGAAAGTCAAAGTTTTGGCATTGACACCAAAGAAGATTTAGAGCGAGCCCTTGCTTTTTTTAAATAA
- the nth gene encoding endonuclease III, whose translation MKKASKAEIKAIKALFLEHYPKAVTELNYKNLYELLVCVMLSAQCTDKRVNLITPALFERYPNAHALANANLDEIKSFINSCSFFNNKALNLLKMAQKVVEHYEGEIPLDEEKLMGLAGVGQKTAHVVMIEYTNANLMAVDTHVFRVAHRLGLSSAKTAIKTEEDLTKLFKDDLATLHQAMVLFGRYTCKAIHPLCENCFLQAYCKTTQSFKV comes from the coding sequence ATGAAAAAGGCAAGCAAAGCAGAAATCAAAGCTATTAAAGCACTCTTTTTAGAGCATTATCCCAAAGCAGTGACAGAACTTAACTATAAAAATTTATACGAATTACTCGTCTGTGTCATGCTCTCAGCGCAATGTACCGATAAACGTGTTAACCTCATCACCCCTGCTCTTTTTGAGCGCTACCCCAATGCTCATGCGCTAGCCAATGCCAATCTTGATGAGATTAAATCGTTTATCAATTCTTGTTCTTTTTTTAACAATAAAGCGCTCAATCTTCTCAAAATGGCACAAAAGGTCGTCGAACACTATGAGGGTGAAATCCCTTTGGATGAGGAAAAATTAATGGGACTTGCTGGTGTTGGGCAAAAAACAGCCCATGTGGTCATGATAGAATACACCAATGCCAATCTTATGGCGGTTGATACGCATGTTTTTCGTGTGGCACATCGCCTAGGACTGAGTAGTGCAAAAACTGCCATTAAAACAGAAGAAGATTTGACCAAACTTTTCAAAGATGACTTAGCCACGCTTCATCAAGCGATGGTGCTTTTTGGCAGATACACCTGCAAAGCCATCCATCCCTTATGTGAAAATTGTTTTTTACAAGCTTATTGTAAAACGACCCAAAGCTTTAAAGTTTAA
- a CDS encoding tetraacyldisaccharide 4'-kinase, protein MFKRSKYILWVEDYLFYPTSFFQTFLSYLLLPLSLIYCGVVLWKRYKGEKEQKSFGIPIISIGNLTVGGNGKTPFSIALAKEYTDIGIILRGYGRKSKGLILVSQRGQVLCDVMASGDEAMLYAKSLPHATVIVSEDRIEAIRFAKKNGVKLIFLDDGFSKSSIAKIDILMRPNPEPKNMFCLPSGPYREPHFLYKRADLVIVEDEDFTRHVEVFNPTSRMLLVTAISKPSRLDAYLPNNIIGKVTFEDHYMYTEEELINLLETHRASSILTTQKDAVKMSHFCVPLSLLNLEIEISEHTRANINTLLAHIS, encoded by the coding sequence GTGTTTAAACGTTCAAAGTATATATTATGGGTAGAAGATTATCTCTTCTACCCAACATCTTTCTTTCAAACGTTCCTTTCATACCTTCTCTTGCCCCTAAGCCTGATTTATTGTGGTGTTGTCTTATGGAAACGCTATAAAGGTGAAAAAGAACAAAAATCTTTTGGTATTCCTATTATCAGTATTGGAAATTTGACCGTTGGAGGCAATGGAAAAACACCCTTTAGTATTGCTTTAGCAAAAGAGTATACGGACATAGGTATTATTCTTCGAGGCTATGGGCGTAAGTCCAAAGGACTCATTTTAGTTTCACAACGTGGGCAAGTCTTGTGTGATGTTATGGCGAGTGGTGATGAAGCTATGCTCTATGCCAAATCCCTACCTCATGCGACTGTTATCGTGAGTGAAGACCGTATAGAAGCCATTCGTTTTGCTAAAAAAAATGGTGTTAAACTCATTTTTTTAGATGATGGTTTTTCAAAAAGCAGTATTGCAAAAATAGATATTTTAATGCGCCCCAACCCAGAGCCTAAAAACATGTTTTGTCTACCAAGTGGGCCTTACAGGGAGCCTCATTTTTTATATAAACGAGCTGATTTAGTCATTGTAGAAGATGAAGATTTTACACGCCATGTTGAAGTGTTCAATCCAACATCTCGCATGCTTTTGGTGACTGCCATTTCAAAACCAAGCCGATTGGATGCCTATTTACCCAATAATATTATTGGAAAAGTCACTTTTGAAGATCATTACATGTACACCGAAGAAGAGCTTATAAATCTTTTGGAAACCCATCGTGCAAGCTCTATTTTAACCACACAAAAAGATGCTGTTAAAATGTCACATTTTTGTGTTCCTCTTTCTCTTTTAAACCTTGAAATTGAAATTTCAGAGCACACACGAGCAAATATCAACACTCTTTTAGCTCATATAAGCTAA
- a CDS encoding DegT/DnrJ/EryC1/StrS family aminotransferase, which yields MREIPFYKPLVDQRERTLINEVLDLEKANKVVTLEQDFMKYIPCGDAISTVNGTAAMHLAMCALDLKRGDKIICSVNAFPSVAEVIRHFDAEPIFVDIDKDDFNIDVEQLESMLKNNTAKKLKGVFISHVAGQTADLDAIYALAKKYDIKIVEDATAALGATYKNKKVGSLEADITVFRFNPQVNHSISSTGMLTTKDPELASRARLLRNHAIVGEGWDKFGNLGYVYDVVDIGLKYDLNELNAAFAIGQLEKNEQFIERRLEIADIYNRELASCPHVSTPIKKRDHIYSQYIIKIDKNRDNFAKELKERGIYTALHYIPMHLLSYYKQKYNLRVNDFPKALSNYQQILSLPIYCSLSDKDVLYICEQIKEIAKSRV from the coding sequence ATGCGAGAAATACCATTTTATAAACCATTAGTTGACCAAAGAGAGCGAACACTCATTAATGAAGTCTTAGACTTAGAAAAAGCAAATAAAGTTGTTACACTAGAACAGGATTTTATGAAGTATATTCCATGTGGTGATGCCATTTCAACCGTAAATGGGACCGCCGCCATGCATCTTGCCATGTGTGCACTTGATCTTAAACGAGGGGATAAAATCATCTGTTCAGTCAATGCATTTCCTTCCGTAGCGGAGGTTATTCGACATTTTGATGCGGAGCCTATTTTTGTTGACATTGACAAAGATGATTTTAATATTGATGTTGAGCAATTAGAGAGTATGCTCAAAAACAACACAGCCAAAAAACTTAAAGGTGTTTTTATTAGCCATGTTGCAGGACAAACAGCAGATTTGGATGCGATTTACGCATTGGCAAAAAAATATGATATTAAAATTGTTGAAGATGCAACTGCTGCTCTTGGGGCAACATACAAAAACAAGAAGGTAGGTTCACTTGAGGCAGATATTACGGTTTTTCGCTTTAATCCACAAGTCAATCACTCTATCTCCAGTACAGGTATGTTAACCACAAAAGATCCAGAACTTGCAAGCCGTGCACGATTACTTCGTAATCATGCTATTGTGGGAGAGGGTTGGGATAAATTTGGTAACTTAGGCTATGTCTATGACGTGGTTGATATTGGCTTAAAATATGACCTCAATGAACTCAATGCCGCTTTTGCTATTGGGCAACTTGAAAAAAATGAGCAATTTATCGAGAGACGATTAGAAATTGCAGATATCTACAACAGAGAACTGGCTTCATGCCCACATGTTTCAACACCTATTAAAAAAAGAGACCATATTTACTCACAATACATTATCAAAATTGATAAAAACAGAGATAACTTTGCTAAAGAGCTTAAAGAACGTGGTATTTATACCGCACTGCACTATATTCCCATGCATCTTTTGAGTTATTACAAACAAAAATATAACTTAAGAGTTAATGATTTTCCAAAAGCATTAAGTAATTACCAACAAATCTTATCACTACCCATTTATTGTAGTCTCAGTGATAAAGATGTCCTTTATATTTGTGAACAAATCAAAGAAATTGCTAAAAGTCGTGTTTAA
- a CDS encoding M20/M25/M40 family metallo-hydrolase, with amino-acid sequence MEQILEHFRAITAIPRCSFHTTQMREYIEAFALTCGFEVQEDEVGNVLCQKGVPHICLQSHYDMVCIGEVERIEIVEEHGLLKAKNSTLGADNGMGMAIMFWAMQHHDNLECLFTADEEVGLIGAMQFTMPLKAAYLLNLDAEEAGEIYIGCAGGVDVIASMKLNFSPLEKEHLIYEISAFDFMGGHSGVDIDKKIPSAIKALGYELLAHEDLYLIALEGGQRRNAIAKSAWAIVATKTPLHVKDSRLHVKSVEKHTYTTYIEQSTCIIKTLGAFAQGVREWDRALDIPSISINLGVLSQERNTLRLDCALRAMDDENLAILANETQAFFHALGFEVAQEGWHGAWKPEVSLFAKKVQESMKDFYPYAPFKAIHAGLECGELIAHQKKKIEAVSIGPTIRYPHSLREECDIASVYQTAQVVEALINTLKE; translated from the coding sequence ATGGAGCAGATTTTAGAGCATTTTAGAGCTATTACGGCAATTCCTCGGTGTAGTTTTCATACTACGCAAATGAGGGAGTACATTGAGGCATTTGCATTAACGTGTGGATTTGAAGTGCAAGAAGATGAAGTTGGAAATGTTTTGTGTCAAAAAGGAGTGCCCCATATTTGCTTACAATCTCATTATGATATGGTCTGTATCGGCGAGGTTGAACGTATTGAAATTGTTGAGGAACACGGACTTTTAAAAGCTAAAAACTCAACACTGGGTGCAGATAATGGCATGGGCATGGCAATCATGTTTTGGGCAATGCAACATCATGATAATTTAGAATGTTTGTTTACGGCAGATGAAGAGGTAGGGCTTATTGGAGCCATGCAGTTTACCATGCCTTTAAAAGCTGCGTATTTGCTTAATCTTGATGCCGAAGAAGCGGGAGAAATTTACATTGGGTGTGCAGGAGGTGTGGATGTCATCGCTTCTATGAAACTAAATTTTTCACCCCTTGAAAAAGAGCATTTAATCTATGAAATTTCTGCATTTGATTTTATGGGTGGACATTCGGGCGTGGATATTGATAAAAAAATACCCTCAGCCATTAAAGCATTAGGCTATGAGCTTTTAGCGCATGAAGATTTGTATCTGATTGCACTAGAGGGTGGACAGAGGCGCAATGCCATTGCAAAGAGTGCATGGGCAATTGTGGCAACAAAAACTCCTTTACATGTAAAGGATTCACGCTTACATGTAAAGAGCGTAGAAAAGCACACGTACACAACGTATATAGAACAATCTACATGCATTATAAAAACATTGGGTGCGTTTGCACAGGGTGTTCGAGAGTGGGATAGAGCGCTTGATATTCCCTCTATCAGTATCAATTTAGGAGTACTTTCTCAAGAGAGAAATACCCTGCGTTTGGATTGTGCTTTGCGTGCCATGGATGATGAAAATTTGGCTATACTTGCCAACGAAACTCAAGCATTTTTTCATGCTTTAGGATTTGAAGTAGCTCAAGAGGGATGGCATGGCGCTTGGAAGCCTGAGGTTAGTCTGTTTGCTAAAAAAGTTCAAGAAAGCATGAAAGATTTTTATCCTTATGCGCCTTTTAAAGCGATTCATGCAGGATTGGAGTGTGGGGAGCTTATTGCCCATCAGAAAAAAAAGATTGAAGCGGTTTCTATAGGTCCTACTATTCGTTACCCTCATTCGCTAAGAGAAGAGTGTGACATAGCGTCGGTTTACCAGACTGCACAGGTGGTTGAAGCGTTGATTAATACATTGAAGGAATAA
- a CDS encoding thioesterase: MAKNKMSLAQEALENTPSFEDEAESTEELLNDTTFLNDELKTHGKIKSTFAGNLVELKKNSAKVMLQTTNEMVVDEFGLIHSGFIFASAEYAAISAVNEENLVIIGCRSKFFAPAKVGDLITFEAKGRFEEARKREIKVIGMINEIKVFEGIFQAVILEHHILQTKIDELQATINSKELS, encoded by the coding sequence ATGGCAAAAAATAAAATGAGTTTGGCTCAAGAGGCACTTGAAAATACTCCCTCTTTTGAGGATGAGGCAGAAAGTACAGAAGAGCTTTTAAACGATACAACTTTTTTAAATGATGAACTCAAAACTCATGGAAAAATTAAAAGTACTTTTGCGGGGAACCTTGTAGAACTTAAAAAAAATAGTGCCAAAGTTATGTTGCAAACCACAAATGAAATGGTAGTTGATGAATTTGGACTCATTCACAGCGGTTTTATTTTTGCTTCGGCTGAATATGCTGCTATCTCAGCAGTCAATGAAGAAAATTTAGTTATTATTGGGTGTCGAAGTAAATTTTTTGCACCTGCAAAAGTAGGTGATTTAATTACATTTGAAGCCAAAGGAAGATTTGAAGAGGCGCGTAAACGAGAAATTAAAGTGATTGGAATGATTAATGAGATTAAAGTGTTTGAAGGCATCTTTCAAGCGGTTATTCTTGAACACCATATCCTTCAAACAAAAATAGATGAATTGCAAGCCACCATTAACTCCAAAGAGCTCTCATAA
- the cmoB gene encoding tRNA 5-methoxyuridine(34)/uridine 5-oxyacetic acid(34) synthase CmoB: protein MPLNTLRQERLNWLQWKDIAPMREALQTLPSPKNITITLENCISIHSLHVNEWEREIIHNCALALRPWRKGPFELFGTFIDTEWQSFIKYNLLEPYFNLEGKVVGDIGCNNGYYLFRMLKQNPKKLVGFDPSALYKTQFDFINHLIQSDIVYEMLGVEHLPLYEHKFDTLFCLGVLYHRSDPIATLKALYQGLNPEGELILDTFMIDGDTPVALCPSKTYSKIPNVYFVPTIPALINWLERAKFREIEVLEIKKTDANEQRKTEWIYGESLENFLDASNPELTIEGFPAPKRVYIKAKR from the coding sequence ATGCCTTTAAACACCCTTCGACAAGAACGCTTAAACTGGCTTCAATGGAAAGATATTGCACCGATGCGTGAGGCGCTGCAAACACTGCCTTCCCCAAAAAATATCACCATAACGCTTGAAAATTGTATCAGTATTCATTCTTTACATGTAAACGAATGGGAAAGAGAGATAATTCATAACTGTGCCTTAGCGCTTCGTCCGTGGAGGAAAGGTCCTTTTGAGCTCTTTGGCACCTTTATTGACACAGAGTGGCAGAGTTTCATCAAATACAACCTCTTAGAACCGTATTTTAATTTGGAAGGAAAAGTGGTTGGCGATATTGGCTGTAATAATGGCTATTATCTTTTTCGTATGCTGAAACAAAACCCTAAAAAGCTTGTAGGATTTGATCCTTCTGCTTTGTATAAAACTCAGTTTGATTTTATCAACCATTTGATTCAAAGCGATATTGTCTATGAAATGTTAGGGGTGGAGCACTTACCTCTGTATGAACATAAGTTTGATACCCTCTTTTGCTTAGGTGTGCTCTATCATCGAAGTGACCCTATTGCAACCCTAAAAGCACTCTATCAAGGGCTCAATCCTGAAGGAGAGCTTATCTTAGATACCTTTATGATTGATGGCGATACCCCCGTGGCACTGTGCCCATCAAAAACCTACTCTAAAATTCCTAATGTTTACTTTGTACCAACCATTCCAGCCCTTATCAATTGGCTAGAACGTGCAAAATTTAGAGAGATAGAAGTTTTAGAAATCAAAAAAACCGATGCGAATGAACAACGAAAAACAGAGTGGATTTATGGGGAGAGTTTAGAAAACTTTTTAGATGCCTCCAACCCAGAACTCACCATAGAGGGGTTTCCTGCCCCTAAACGCGTTTACATTAAAGCAAAACGATAA
- a CDS encoding MBL fold metallo-hydrolase: protein MDIKSKACGAYGTNCYIVKINDKEIIIDPGVNATAWVLGEVENPVAILNTHGHFDHVWSNHELAEKLNIPIYAPEGDCFMLENDPFLQGTPSSHADVCVRGDETFAIEGINVAFMHFPGHTPGCSVILIENALFSGDFIFKNSIGRYDFPYSDAEQMRISLEKFLTLEGNWEIYPGHGSPTTLQHEQKNVPHWLAVL from the coding sequence ATGGATATTAAAAGTAAAGCATGTGGTGCTTATGGTACAAACTGTTATATCGTCAAAATAAATGACAAAGAAATCATTATTGATCCAGGGGTAAATGCTACCGCATGGGTGTTGGGCGAAGTTGAAAATCCTGTGGCAATTTTAAATACACACGGTCATTTTGATCATGTCTGGAGCAATCATGAGCTTGCTGAGAAGTTAAACATACCTATTTATGCTCCTGAGGGTGATTGTTTTATGCTTGAGAATGATCCTTTTTTGCAAGGAACACCATCAAGCCATGCGGATGTGTGTGTAAGGGGCGATGAAACATTTGCAATTGAGGGAATAAATGTTGCATTTATGCATTTTCCAGGTCATACGCCTGGATGCAGTGTCATTTTGATAGAAAACGCACTCTTTAGTGGGGATTTTATTTTCAAAAATTCGATTGGAAGGTATGATTTTCCATACAGTGATGCGGAACAAATGCGTATTAGTTTGGAAAAGTTTTTAACCCTTGAAGGCAATTGGGAGATTTATCCAGGGCATGGATCTCCTACAACGCTTCAACATGAGCAAAAAAATGTACCGCATTGGCTTGCGGTTTTATGA
- the argB gene encoding acetylglutamate kinase, which translates to MQHKIQQAQILMDALPYIKQFSKKTIVIKYGGAAQINPELKEQFAKDIVLLYLVGIKPVIVHGGGKKINALLDKLEVKSNFIDGLRVTDEHVMEVVEMVLSGSINKEITTLLNHHGAKAIGITGKDANFMRARPMDDGKYGLVGEITKVDKKVLKHLIREKFIPVIAPIAAGDDIDHPGYNINADLAASKIAVALQAKKIIFLTDTPGVLDKEGNLISSLDKAKIKALKKDGTISGGMIPKLDACLETIRGGVECAHIIDGRVQHSILLELFTKNGIGTIIKE; encoded by the coding sequence GTGCAACACAAAATTCAACAAGCACAAATTTTAATGGACGCATTGCCGTACATTAAGCAATTCAGCAAAAAAACCATTGTGATCAAATACGGCGGAGCCGCACAAATCAACCCAGAACTTAAAGAGCAATTTGCAAAAGATATTGTTTTGCTCTACCTTGTAGGTATTAAACCTGTTATTGTGCATGGTGGAGGAAAGAAGATCAATGCTTTACTCGATAAGCTTGAAGTTAAGAGCAATTTTATCGATGGCTTACGTGTCACGGATGAACACGTAATGGAAGTAGTTGAGATGGTTTTAAGCGGAAGCATTAACAAAGAAATCACAACTTTATTGAATCATCATGGTGCAAAAGCGATTGGTATTACAGGGAAAGATGCTAATTTTATGCGTGCTCGCCCTATGGACGATGGTAAGTATGGGCTTGTGGGTGAAATCACCAAAGTGGACAAAAAAGTACTTAAGCATTTGATTCGTGAAAAATTCATTCCTGTCATTGCCCCTATAGCCGCAGGTGATGATATAGACCACCCAGGTTATAACATCAATGCTGATTTGGCTGCGAGTAAGATAGCCGTTGCCTTGCAAGCGAAAAAAATTATTTTTCTAACAGACACACCTGGTGTATTGGACAAAGAGGGTAATCTTATCTCCAGCCTTGATAAAGCCAAAATCAAAGCCCTCAAAAAAGATGGCACGATTAGTGGGGGTATGATTCCAAAACTGGACGCTTGCCTAGAAACTATTCGAGGTGGCGTTGAATGTGCACACATCATTGATGGAAGAGTTCAACACTCCATTTTACTAGAGCTTTTTACCAAAAATGGTATTGGCACCATTATTAAAGAATAA
- the thrC gene encoding threonine synthase, whose product MMFIETRGNDGKKSQKVPFSYAILNPSASFGGLYVPENLPNIDTDFLEKASKKSYKEITLDILRLFNIDIEEEVMQKAVALYDAFDDATEPTPLVQIEDDLFVNELYHGPTRAFKDMALQPFGYILSHLAQKLGEQYLILAATSGDTGPATLDTFANKPNIKVVCLYPDGGTSDVQRLQMTTQKSPNLKIIGIHGNFDDAQNALKNLLASPSFKEALSAKDIKLSAANSVNFGRIIFQIIYHIYAYVALLKQGKVALGKPFYTIIPSGNFGNALGAYYAKKMGLPIQKILIASNINNILTDLISTGVYDLRSRTLLQTTSPAMDILISSNVERVLFDKFGAERTKELMEALKEDKLYTLTQKELACIQDDFEAVYCDDTFGKEQIKHYANKGYIMDPHTATCLKAYKELKIKPLPCVLCSTAEWTKFAPTMLNAIKEDSVTYSDKEALEGISNALHVKIPECIRALFNEAIIHDSVVKKEKIEAEIFDFLNKVKP is encoded by the coding sequence ATGATGTTTATTGAAACCCGTGGAAACGATGGAAAAAAATCACAAAAAGTCCCCTTCTCCTATGCTATTTTAAATCCTAGTGCTAGCTTTGGTGGACTTTATGTACCTGAGAACTTACCTAACATTGATACTGACTTTTTAGAAAAAGCTTCCAAGAAAAGCTATAAAGAGATTACGCTGGATATTTTAAGACTCTTCAACATTGACATTGAAGAAGAGGTCATGCAAAAAGCGGTTGCCTTGTATGATGCATTTGATGATGCTACTGAGCCAACACCTTTGGTTCAAATCGAAGACGACCTTTTTGTCAATGAACTCTACCACGGTCCTACACGTGCTTTTAAAGATATGGCCTTACAACCGTTTGGGTATATTCTTTCACACCTTGCACAAAAGCTAGGTGAGCAGTATCTCATTTTGGCGGCAACCAGCGGTGACACGGGACCTGCAACGCTGGATACCTTTGCCAATAAGCCAAACATCAAAGTGGTTTGCCTTTATCCCGATGGGGGAACCAGTGATGTTCAACGCTTACAGATGACCACACAAAAGAGTCCAAACCTTAAAATTATCGGTATTCATGGCAATTTTGATGATGCCCAAAATGCGCTCAAAAACCTGCTTGCATCGCCTAGTTTCAAAGAAGCACTCAGTGCTAAAGATATTAAACTCAGTGCAGCAAACTCGGTCAATTTTGGACGTATTATTTTTCAAATTATCTACCATATCTATGCCTATGTCGCCCTTCTTAAACAAGGCAAGGTTGCGCTTGGAAAACCTTTTTACACCATTATTCCTAGTGGCAATTTTGGAAATGCCTTAGGGGCGTATTATGCGAAAAAGATGGGCTTACCCATTCAGAAAATTTTGATTGCTTCTAACATCAACAATATTTTAACCGATCTGATTAGCACAGGTGTTTATGACTTGCGAAGCCGAACACTTTTACAGACCACCTCTCCTGCGATGGATATTCTCATTTCCTCCAACGTAGAACGTGTTTTGTTTGACAAATTTGGAGCAGAACGTACGAAAGAGCTGATGGAAGCACTGAAAGAAGATAAACTCTATACACTCACACAAAAAGAATTAGCGTGCATACAAGACGATTTTGAGGCGGTTTATTGCGATGATACCTTTGGCAAAGAGCAAATTAAGCACTATGCCAACAAAGGCTACATTATGGACCCGCATACGGCAACGTGTCTTAAAGCCTACAAAGAGCTTAAAATAAAACCACTTCCGTGTGTTCTATGCTCAACAGCTGAGTGGACAAAATTTGCGCCAACGATGTTGAATGCTATCAAAGAAGACAGTGTCACATACAGCGATAAAGAAGCACTTGAAGGTATCAGCAACGCTTTACATGTAAAGATTCCTGAGTGCATTCGTGCCTTATTTAATGAAGCCATTATTCACGATAGCGTGGTTAAAAAAGAGAAGATTGAAGCAGAAATTTTTGACTTTTTAAACAAGGTTAAGCCATGA
- a CDS encoding NAD+ synthase: protein MKTYASLEKYLISFLQDEVKKAGFAKVILGISGGVDSAVVAILAKKAFNENFLGVMLPSSTSSKASLEHATELCEKFSIPVEKISIGALSDTYFQDKKEASKLRIGNFCARMRMAVLYDISARENALVLGTSNKSEILLGYGTIFGDLACAINPIGELFKTEIFEFAAHLGVPSSILTKAPSADLWENQKDEEEFGFSYAQIDTVLMAHMKEHKTKAALVASGFESSLVEMIFERIEKNSFKGKLPLIAPVIDIK, encoded by the coding sequence GTGAAAACATATGCCTCTCTTGAGAAGTATCTAATCTCATTCTTACAAGATGAGGTTAAAAAAGCTGGATTCGCAAAAGTTATTTTAGGAATTAGCGGTGGTGTGGATTCTGCTGTTGTAGCTATCCTTGCTAAGAAAGCATTTAATGAGAATTTTTTAGGCGTAATGCTTCCCTCTTCAACCTCTAGTAAAGCAAGTTTGGAACATGCAACTGAGCTGTGTGAAAAATTTTCAATCCCTGTTGAAAAAATCTCAATTGGTGCCTTAAGCGATACTTATTTTCAGGATAAAAAAGAGGCTTCAAAACTACGTATTGGTAATTTTTGTGCCCGCATGCGTATGGCAGTTTTGTACGATATTTCAGCACGAGAAAATGCTTTGGTACTTGGTACAAGCAATAAAAGTGAAATTTTATTAGGCTATGGAACCATTTTTGGTGATTTAGCCTGCGCCATTAATCCTATTGGTGAACTGTTTAAGACAGAAATTTTTGAATTTGCTGCACATCTAGGTGTTCCTTCATCTATTTTAACCAAAGCTCCCTCGGCAGATTTATGGGAAAACCAAAAAGATGAAGAGGAATTTGGTTTTAGTTATGCCCAAATTGATACAGTACTTATGGCTCATATGAAAGAGCATAAAACAAAAGCAGCACTTGTCGCTTCAGGATTTGAATCATCCCTTGTGGAGATGATTTTTGAACGTATAGAAAAAAATAGCTTCAAGGGTAAACTGCCCCTTATAGCACCCGTTATAGACATAAAATAA
- a CDS encoding thioredoxin family protein translates to MALIHSLSLPLGKTLEHFELEDPTRKRYSSRELYGKGGFLIAIMCNHCPYANAIWKRLNAVAEFAKKLDITTVAINPNIHPNYPEDSPAHMLDKIEKLGIEYPYLIDEAQTVSKSLGAVCTPDLFLFDAEEKLYYHGRLDDNWRDERSVKEEELREAITLLFSKQEAPKIQHPSQGCSIKWIDTVTG, encoded by the coding sequence ATGGCGTTAATACATTCTCTTTCATTACCTTTGGGTAAAACATTAGAGCATTTTGAATTAGAAGATCCTACAAGAAAGCGTTATTCCAGTAGAGAACTTTATGGTAAAGGCGGTTTTTTAATTGCGATTATGTGTAACCATTGTCCGTATGCTAATGCGATTTGGAAGCGCTTAAATGCTGTGGCTGAATTTGCGAAAAAATTAGACATTACTACTGTTGCAATTAATCCCAATATTCATCCCAATTATCCTGAAGATTCTCCTGCGCATATGTTGGATAAAATTGAAAAGCTAGGTATCGAATATCCTTATTTAATTGATGAAGCACAAACCGTTTCTAAAAGTTTAGGTGCAGTGTGTACGCCTGATTTGTTTTTATTTGATGCTGAAGAAAAACTCTATTATCATGGCAGATTGGATGATAATTGGAGAGATGAGCGTAGCGTTAAAGAAGAAGAGTTACGAGAAGCGATAACGCTTTTATTTAGTAAACAAGAAGCGCCTAAAATCCAACACCCCTCACAAGGATGTTCTATCAAATGGATCGATACGGTAACGGGGTAA